In the Eptesicus fuscus isolate TK198812 chromosome 22, DD_ASM_mEF_20220401, whole genome shotgun sequence genome, cacatccccattagggggtgtgcaggaggcagctgatcgatgtttctctctcatcgatgtttctaactctctatccctctcccttcctctctgtaaaaaatcaataaaatataaaaataaaaaaaaggtagaaaagaagccggtgtgttggctggtcccggagaTGGTGCTGAatgtggtgactggataagatgcTGGACGGTggtcggaggctggaagaaggggcacCTTTGGGGCTGTCCCGTCCAAatactgttgaagcaagagacagatctgggGCTGCCGGGGGCACTGcctttcattactttttattagtCCATCTCTTATCAGtctgaaggaagaagggaaagaaggggaggagggaagggaaatggaaggagaagagagcagtAAGGACCGCCACCTACCTCAGCTTTAGTGTAAATTAAAGATATAAGGCGAAAATCTCAAAAGACTTCAGAACAAGCAATGATCACAACGTAGTACCTTGTCTTCCTTGAAGAGTCTCCCTGGTCCCTTCTCTGATTCTGTAACCGTTGTAGAGACCTTTGTAATATATCTTTTCAGAGCCAGCCTTGCAGCTGAAAGAATAGACAGTAAGATGTACAAAAATAAGACAAAGACCAAAAAATATGCTCAACTGTTTGTAATGGACTATTACATAGCCAGAGCTTAAAGGGACTGTGTGGAGgagatttttttgtgtttgttttcattgaaTTTCAAGAAAGATAACAACTCAACCAGCACAGCATTTGGGGCCCTCTGGCCTTCCAAAATTCACAGCTATCCCACATACAAATTACATTTACCCCATCCCAGCATCCAAAAGTCTCAACCCATTACATCATCAATTTATTTCCTAATGTTCATTGAAAATATCATCAGCTCACAAGTCTCAAATCTCATCATCtaaatccgtggtcggcaaactgtggctcgagagccacatgcggctctttggccccttgagtgtggctcttccacaaaataccacggcctgggcgagtctattttgaagaagtggcattagaagaagtttaagtttaaaaaatttggctctcaaaagaaatttcaatcgctgtactgttgatatttggctctgttgactaatgagtttgctgaccactgatctaaatAATCTAGATGACATGGGTGAGACATGGGACAGTTTGCTACATGGGATTTTGAAATTACTTGGGACAAGTgactccttttttccttttattttctcccgTTTCCAATGGCAGTGTCTACAACTGTTACTCGGTGCCTGTATTTTGGGAGTAGAGAACTTGTTTTCTAGTTTCGCGGGTCTACAGATGGAGAGGAATTCTACCCCTTGTCCACCTACCAAAAGTCTACTCACTCTTCAAATCTGACTTAAATACACGTCAGTGAAACTCCTAATTGTCCCAAGTAAAACTCATTTTGCTATCAGCTGTTACATGATTATAATTTGATTTAGCTCTCATTTTAGTCTACAGTATCTCGgaatttttattaacttattctTTGCTTCTACCTCTAGCTTGTAAGATCCTTAAGGGCAAGGTCTCTGTCTCGTCTTTTTAGCAAATGCCATGCCCCCTCACCATCTCATCTTTTTTTCACATACCATGCCAGATTTTCTACCCCTCACCCACTACCTAATAGTACTACATTGCTATCAAAGGGGCATAGGTTAAAAAGGGGAGGTACTTATTTTTGCTTAACCATTTGAAAGGAAGAATATTTCAGAGTGAAAAACAGAAGCAATTGTAAGTTGTGTAAAATGGCATAgctacagatatttttaaagtagatatAAAACAGCCATACTTGAGCCGAaattggtttgactcagtggatagagcgtcggcctgcagactcaagggtcccaggttcgatgccggtcaagggcatgtgccttgattgcgggcacatccctagtagggggtgtgcaagaggcagctgatcgatgtttctaactctatccctctctcttcctctctgtaaaaaatcaataaaatatatttttaaaaaacagccatACTTGAGAAGGGTTGGAAGGGATATAGGTAAATTGTTTCCATGAAACTCCATTAATATgattatagttttaattaattaGCTAGCAAGACATTAGTAAAGTcttcatttttcataaaattgaAGTAGCTCAAATAATTCTAGTATAAAGCAAGAAAAAGTATCCCCAGGTGACTGGCTAAGTAACACCTTTTAGTTCCGATGTGGTTATGATGTCACTGACTCTGTCCATGAATCACTCTGACTGATGATGTCACAATGACCAGCAGTGTTTATTGTGCCAAGTAGCAAGACAAGCTTCAGTGTTCTTATTAACTAGTACTCAGGGCATTCCTGCTCTGTCTCTGACCAGAATTTtggccatagatttttttttatgtccCAATTGAGAAAGATGTCCATTCAAGGACTACACTTGATGTTTCTTCTGTTGTTTGCCGGCTTATTGGAGGAAAATTCCTGCATTTGTGATGGAACTATCTGGGCTAAGGTTGGATGGGAGATATTTCCTGAAGAAATGCTTTATCTGAAAGTTGAGCCTTCTCCAGCTCACTGTCTGCCTTACCCTATGGACAAACTATGGtgcaatttttttaatatggatgTAATTGCGAGTCTTGTATATCTCGTGTGTGTTTTAGGACAAGCTATCTCTCTAATCCTTCTTGCTTTATCTGTGCATTACCTGTGGATGAAGTGGAAGAGACACAAGAAAGAAGTAAGTTAGTGATGCAAATAGTAATAGTCATAGGATATCAGAGTTTAAGAGACAAGATTACCAGCTTCTTTGAAGGAAAGTACAATGTCTTTTTCCTCTTTGCAATTTTCCACAGTCCCCGCCATTCACccccagcatctagcacagtgtctggcatatagtaggtgttcaacaaaccagtattaaatTAGAAGGTCCTTCAAATAGCCTAGTACAATCCCTCCCTTTCAAGTTACAAAATGTATCAAGAAAGTAATGAGCTAAAATGAGTAGAATGTACAGGACATGAAGTTACCTGTCTGGGCCCAGAGGTAAGTCATTTGATCCTTCTCAGCTGCCTCACCAATAAAATGAAGGATGTGGAATAAGATATCTGTTAGATTCCTTCCAGATCTATCTAAGACGGCTAAGTATGTAAAAGTtggcatgtattttttaaatgggctgTAAACTAATGTCTAATGTTTGGATAACTTTCTGGGAAATGGACTCTTTTAATTTCCCACTTTGCCAGTGACACCATATTTTGAGGCAATCTTAAAAGCTCATTGACTTTTACAATAAACATACTGCCATGAAAAGACCCTGATGTTACTGCCTTATACTTTGAAGCTGTTTAGTGAAGGGAAATATTTTGCTAATATTCACATCACTTCTCCCAGCAGAGTGCTCTAACCATAAAACGCaccttttaaatgtttgttgttgaTGATCATGATCATTGTCATCTTTCACAGGGGATACACAAAAGAGCATTTCTCCCGCCCTCGGACCTGTTTTCTGTAATGACCTTTCTTTCATATAAATAAGTGATGTGTGGTGTTTCAGCATAGCTATCCAGAACATTTCATTTGAACTACAGTAAGAAAACAACCGATAATTTCATttgctttcccccccccccgttaGCTGAAAAAACAAGCCTCCATAGATACAGTTGGTAATGAACCAGAAAGCCAGTCCATCAATGACATAGACCAACTACTCTTTAAACTGTTGGCCACGACGTCCATGATGAGCGAGTACCTGGACCGGAAGGCCCAGCGTCCTTCGTCTAAGAAATTCAAGCACGGAAAGCTCAAGTATAAGAACCGAGGAGGAACCAGAGGACACCAAAAACACGTGCATGTAGATCCGTCCAAAATGGAGACCACACAAAGTGCCTAGGAGAGAACTCGTATAAGGTTCAAAATGGTTCTCTGTGagcctttctcattttttttttttttttttttgccacattcTTTACTGAAACTTTGCAAAGAAGCCCAGGTTGAAGATATTTCTATTCAACTGAAAAGGCATCCATACTTACTAAAGTACTGGGGAAAAGACGGTCCACAGCCACTATTCAGATTtaagtattttgttctttttaatgcaTCACATTACAAATCATTAATCGATCTGTAAATTAGAATCTTTAGTGTTTTAATAAATCtctgatttaaataatatttgtgaCTTTCCTTGCTTTCCTGAGCAAATGTTATGGCCACAAGAAGACTTAATTTCTCATCTCAGATGCCCTTTGCTAGAATAGTATGGAAGTATCGAGTAacagattaattttttaatattattgtttccatttttagtaTAATAAATGATGAATTGAGtatcaacatttttttattgattttttacagagaggaagggagagggatagagagttagaaacattgatcagccgcctcccgcacactccccactgggtatgtgcccgcaaccaaagcacatgcccttgaccagaatcgaacccgggacccttgagtccgcaggccaacgctccagccactgagccaaactggtcagggccaacatttttttttaatttctgagttTTGTTGCTCAGCTATCTCAATTTTTTAACAATATGGTTACCATATCTTCCAACAAATACTGGGACACTGATCTGAGACTAGAACAGAAAGTTtgattaaaaacatgaaaattccCAGAAATGTATGCAAGATCTAAAGCTGGGTAGAGAGAGCTTAAGGAgggaggggcatctgtaatactgtctacaataacatttaaaaaaacaatccttggccctagctgatttggctcagtggatagagcgttggcctcgggactgaagagtcctgggttcaattccagtcaagggcacatgcccaggttgcaggctcaatccccagtagggggcatgcaggaggcagccaatcaatgatgtttctatcttctctccctctcccttctctgaaatcaataaaactattttttcaagtttatttatGGTTCCACTTTCCAgactttcctccttccttccatacTTCCTTAGCACAACTCTACCCACATTTCCACAGATGTTTGTTCCATCCCTTTGGCATTTTGAACTATCAACTAAATTGCCTCTCAGAGAATGctgatgtatttttcttttaatggagGACTCTTGAACACTTAAAAAGTGTCCAAACCTTGAAAATCCAAAGTAATTTCTAACAGTGGAATTTTCAGAAGTATGGACAGGACTCTTTGGGGTAGGGAATCCTCAACTCCTTAAACCTCTCCAGATGCCTCCTACTCTAATCACTAGAACAGGGAATGGACGTGACTTATACACTTGGAAGTCTGATATTAAACAAACGTGAAATGTTGAATAGTTTGTGTTTCTGACATTCCAGAGCTACGTGCACTTGAAGCTCCAATCCTTACAATTCTATCACTGGTCTGGAAACAGAATAATAGTTGATAGTATTAGCACCTTTCATCTTCATCACTAGAAAATGTTAGGTATCATTCCCCCGAGAATGTAAGGACCCAAACAAAACAGATGGATATTAGGGagaggaaaacaataaaactccACACCCATACGCCTCAAACTGTTTCTTTTCAGAAAAGTAACAGCAAAATTTGTCCCTGGATTGTGTTTCTTAAGTACTATGGGTCATACTTCAGAAATGGGTGGGGTGttgtgggttatttttttttggcggggggggaggttgtccaaggtcacataggtttcaagtggaGATAACCCCTACGTAAACTCAAGCAATCTGAGGCAAGAGCCCATGtacttatgcttttattactctGCAGCTTACCTGTGCAAACTAGGACTTGTGTTCCAGTAAAGCAATCTTGTCACTGTCCGTCAAACATGCCCCTTACTTTCACCCCCAGCTCTTAGAGTTAGCTCACGCCCATTTCCTTCTATTGTATTTTCAAATCCCACCCATTCTTCAAGGCCCAGCTCAACTCCAACATGCTCTGACTTCATGACCTCCGTCCACTTCAAAGCATGTATGATGATCTGTTCTGCTGATTTTAACCCTTCATCATAGTCTCTCTGATATTATTACTGATATGTACCTACCGTTTATCATCCCCCACCTAACAAATGTCCAGAGGGCAGGAACAACCAATTGTACCTACAACAATACTCAGTgagcatttattaaatgcttgcTAAAAACATGAGTGCAAATTACTACATAAAATGAATGCCATGAACTTCATATTTACTAATTGTTCAACCAATGTTTATATGCATTCAAATCTCTAAGCCATATTCTACAGGGCTGTGGAAATGACATATACAAAATATTAGTGTGGCTTTTTGACCTTTGATGGAAGCATAGCATACATACAAATGAATCAGTCAGCTTACTGATACCTTGTGGGTGTCCTTACCTGCCCAGTCCAGGAATTCAACGCACTCGGTCTGGGAATACCGAGCAGCAACATCTCGAGCTTGCTCTTTCCGGAAGTTCAGAGCTTCTATATCAACATCCAGTTCCACCACGAGCACTTTCAAAGTTTCCAGACGCCCCCAGGCTGCAGCACAGTGTAAGAGTGTATAACCTGACAAACAGCATGAAGACGGTCAGGCCAAATGGACTACACTCTTCAAGATTCGTCATTGCAATAATATTAttgacgccgaaaccggtttggctcagtggatagagcgtcggcctgcagactgaaaggtcccaggttcgattccggtcaagggcatgtaccttggttgcaggcacatccccagtggggggtgtgcaagaggcagctgatcaatgtttctaactctctatccctctctcttcctctctgtgaaaaatcaataaaaatatatttttaaaaaaataataataatattattgagCAGTTACCGTTTACCAACTTACTATGTACCAAGGACTGTGATATTTATAATTCTTATTTGATTGTTACACCCTGTGAGGAAAATAcaattattagccccatttttcagatgaacaaAGAGAGACACAAAAtgaggtaacttgcccaagtcacacagcaaatAGTGAAGTCTGTGTTcttaactactatgctgtactgTATcagcatgtatacacacacatacattttaactatgtgtgtatacattctaTATGCAAAATATAAAGCAGGCACGTCCTATTTATCCACTTTTTTTTATCCACCTTTAAATAGTCATAAGtaataatgatgagagaaaaaaggcaaaataccTCTGGCTGTGTTGTCATTCAGATCCACACCATATTTTGCCAAAACTCTAATCACTTCACTTTGCCCAGCCATGCAAGCTGCATACAACAAATTTCTTCCGACAATGTCTTCTTCCAAGAGGAGCTGTATGGCCTGGTCATAATGAGGGTTCTCTGGATCCTCAAAAATCTTCTGCAAACCTTCTACATCCCCTGTGAGAACAGGTTGTAAGAGAGGATTAAGAAGgcctctcttttcctcctcctcctcttcctcctcctcctcctcctcttcttcctcctcttcctcctcctcttcttctccttcttcaacttcttcttcttcttgctgCGAGAAAAGTTCTGATTTTTCTGAACTCTCTGAGTCTGGGGCTTCTTCTAGATCCATTAACTCCAAAAATAcctgagaccaa is a window encoding:
- the ANKRD45 gene encoding ankyrin repeat domain-containing protein 45 isoform X2, with protein sequence MDLEEAPDSESSEKSELFSQQEEEEVEEGEEEEEEEEEEEEEEEEEEEEEEKRGLLNPLLQPVLTGDVEGLQKIFEDPENPHYDQAIQLLLEEDIVGRNLLYAACMAGQSEVIRVLAKYGVDLNDNTARAWGRLETLKVLVVELDVDIEALNFRKEQARDVAARYSQTECVEFLDWAAARLALKRYITKVSTTVTESEKGPGRLFKEDKNNILIACRIRSEWLETHLEASINEIFEQKQQLEDIVTPIFTKMATPRQVRSAKSVA
- the ANKRD45 gene encoding ankyrin repeat domain-containing protein 45 isoform X1 translates to MDLEEAPDSESSEKSELFSQQEEEEVEEGEEEEEEEEEEEEEEEEEEEEEEKRGLLNPLLQPVLTGDVEGLQKIFEDPENPHYDQAIQLLLEEDIVGRNLLYAACMAGQSEVIRVLAKYGVDLNDNTARGYTLLHCAAAWGRLETLKVLVVELDVDIEALNFRKEQARDVAARYSQTECVEFLDWAAARLALKRYITKVSTTVTESEKGPGRLFKEDKNNILIACRIRSEWLETHLEASINEIFEQKQQLEDIVTPIFTKMATPRQVRSAKSVA
- the TEX50 gene encoding testis-expressed protein 50 — encoded protein: MSQLRKMSIQGLHLMFLLLFAGLLEENSCICDGTIWAKVGWEIFPEEMLYLKVEPSPAHCLPYPMDKLWCNFFNMDVIASLVYLVCVLGQAISLILLALSVHYLWMKWKRHKKELKKQASIDTVGNEPESQSINDIDQLLFKLLATTSMMSEYLDRKAQRPSSKKFKHGKLKYKNRGGTRGHQKHVHVDPSKMETTQSA